The following proteins are encoded in a genomic region of Acidobacteriota bacterium:
- a CDS encoding DNA/RNA non-specific endonuclease, which produces MKKYFISAAVCLLFVCAVVIGIRVSAQTESVGNALPSPNLVISQVQMGGAANANDEFIEIHNNGADPVDLLNHRVVYRSASGTNDVGPMAVWATSTIIQPGQYMLIAATSYDGGISPDKVYDPTVCACSMSATGGGVAIRFGDSNTGTVLDSVAWGSATNIFIEGTTTPAPGNDNSKARALNGCQDSDNNSADFATLTPAAARNTSTTPVTCSGGGTTLFGALVAAPTSGNPGSTTLLVMTVIPATTPPSTGITVTGNLTQIGGSATQTFFDNGTNGDVTPGDNKFSYLATVDAATAPGLKQLSATATDAQARNVISNASFTVNGTLPNEDPLILGNPSGATANIANENNYLMVKGAYSMSYNRSRNIPNWSAWRLDSSWIGSANSGNFAPDTSLPAGWYQVTPTDYSEPIYDRGHMCPSGDRTITQPINDQTYLMTNIIPQLPANNQGPWVDFELYCRTLAAQGNEIYIFSGGVGNHTTIGASQDPDKRVVVPTLTWKVVLVMPNGNDDLTRASVRSTRAFGVIMSNVSITQASPWRNYRTTVDAVEYLTGYDFFNQIPKNTQEIIERRRDRL; this is translated from the coding sequence ATGAAGAAGTATTTTATATCAGCTGCAGTCTGTCTTTTGTTTGTCTGTGCGGTAGTGATCGGCATTCGGGTCTCGGCCCAAACAGAATCGGTTGGCAACGCGTTGCCGTCGCCGAATCTTGTGATCAGCCAAGTCCAAATGGGCGGAGCTGCAAATGCGAACGACGAGTTTATCGAGATCCATAATAACGGAGCGGATCCGGTAGATCTGCTAAATCATCGTGTTGTTTATCGTTCGGCAAGCGGAACCAATGACGTGGGGCCCATGGCCGTGTGGGCGACCTCGACGATCATCCAGCCCGGCCAGTATATGCTGATCGCGGCAACGAGCTATGACGGCGGCATTTCGCCGGACAAGGTGTATGATCCAACGGTCTGTGCTTGCTCTATGTCCGCTACCGGCGGCGGTGTCGCGATACGTTTCGGCGACAGTAACACGGGAACGGTACTCGATTCGGTCGCTTGGGGCAGCGCTACGAACATTTTTATTGAAGGCACCACAACGCCCGCTCCCGGCAATGACAACAGTAAGGCCCGCGCACTCAATGGTTGTCAGGACAGCGATAACAATTCGGCTGATTTTGCGACATTGACGCCTGCAGCAGCCCGCAACACTTCAACAACACCTGTTACCTGCAGCGGCGGCGGCACCACACTCTTTGGAGCTCTCGTTGCAGCCCCAACGTCCGGCAATCCCGGAAGTACGACGCTGCTTGTGATGACAGTCATCCCGGCAACGACACCGCCGAGCACAGGTATTACGGTCACCGGAAATCTCACCCAGATCGGCGGTTCGGCAACACAGACCTTCTTTGACAACGGCACCAACGGTGATGTTACGCCAGGCGATAATAAATTCTCTTATCTTGCAACGGTCGACGCGGCAACCGCTCCGGGACTCAAACAGCTTTCCGCCACCGCGACCGATGCACAGGCCCGCAATGTGATCTCGAACGCGTCGTTTACCGTTAACGGCACTCTGCCCAACGAGGATCCGCTTATCTTAGGCAACCCGAGCGGAGCGACTGCCAACATAGCAAATGAGAATAATTACCTGATGGTCAAAGGTGCCTACTCAATGTCATACAACCGCTCAAGGAATATTCCCAACTGGAGCGCATGGCGCCTCGATTCGAGCTGGATCGGCAGTGCGAATAGCGGTAATTTTGCCCCCGATACAAGCCTCCCGGCAGGTTGGTATCAGGTTACGCCCACTGACTATTCTGAACCCATCTACGACCGCGGACATATGTGTCCTTCGGGTGATAGGACAATAACGCAGCCGATCAACGATCAGACCTATCTGATGACGAACATCATCCCGCAGCTCCCGGCCAATAATCAGGGCCCGTGGGTCGATTTCGAACTTTACTGCCGCACGCTGGCGGCTCAAGGTAACGAGATCTACATTTTCAGCGGCGGAGTCGGCAATCACACGACAATCGGTGCAAGTCAGGATCCGGATAAACGCGTTGTGGTTCCGACACTCACCTGGAAAGTCGTTCTCGTAATGCCAAATGGTAACGACGACCTTACACGCGCTTCCGTGCGTTCGACACGCGCATTCGGCGTCATCATGTCCAATGTCTCGATCACTCAGGCATCGCCGTGGCGCAATTATCGAACGACGGTCGATGCGGTCGAATATTTGACCGGCTACGACTTTTTCAATCAGATCCCTAAGAACACCCAGGAAATTATCGAACGAAGACGCGATAGATTGTAA
- a CDS encoding endonuclease/exonuclease/phosphatase family protein, with protein MAGAFSAIGQKEMSIAAVQGDKGASPVDGQIVRVSGVVTAILKKGFYIQTPDDQIDKDPKTSEGLYIYGENSVGSVSLGNLVQVEGTVTEFRPRTERIFLSITEITKPTVKVVSKDNPLPAPIVLTAADLDPKGKLDQMERFEGMRVTGDFVAVAPTGGFTNEKTGISGSNGVFFVVLQGTPRPFREPGLGILQILVDKLPNTVPAFDMNPELLRIDSSQQEGAKAIDVTAGATLKGMTGVIDYSRKFYTLYVDAANPPKVDNIRPFVPTSPAGEREATVGSFNIENFFDDETNSSNVEKEVVTPKDVFQKRLTKTSLAIRNVLSMPDVLGIVEVENIKALQKLADKVNADAVAANQPDPKYVAYLEEGNDVRGIDVGFLIKSTKIKVLEVQQLGRKEKLESVPGAEGQNLYDRPPLMLRAEVIDTRSAKPLAFTVIVNHFKSYNGIDDVKDGDRVRQKRRLEAEWLAKFVEDRQKADPTERIILCGDFNSFQFNDGYNDLIGILKGKSDQNVLVPSKTAYATGLVNLIDYIDAKNRYSYSFDGSAQSLDHILVNKPARLRAVKFGYARSNADFPKVYANDASRPERTSDHDAAILYLNLDEPAPVATPTPTPKP; from the coding sequence ATGGCTGGCGCTTTTTCCGCGATCGGCCAAAAGGAAATGTCGATAGCCGCGGTACAGGGCGACAAAGGTGCGTCGCCGGTCGACGGGCAGATCGTTCGCGTTTCAGGCGTTGTTACCGCGATCCTGAAAAAGGGATTTTATATCCAAACGCCTGACGATCAGATCGACAAAGACCCAAAGACGTCCGAAGGATTATACATTTACGGTGAAAATAGCGTCGGTTCGGTTTCGCTCGGCAACCTCGTTCAGGTCGAAGGAACGGTCACGGAATTCCGGCCGCGCACAGAACGGATCTTTCTCAGCATTACTGAAATAACAAAGCCGACGGTAAAGGTAGTTTCTAAGGATAATCCGCTCCCCGCTCCGATCGTCTTGACCGCGGCCGACCTGGATCCTAAAGGAAAGCTCGACCAGATGGAGCGTTTTGAAGGAATGCGTGTCACGGGCGATTTTGTTGCCGTCGCCCCGACGGGCGGTTTCACTAACGAAAAGACGGGGATTTCTGGCTCGAACGGCGTATTCTTTGTTGTTTTACAGGGAACGCCGCGGCCGTTTAGAGAGCCCGGCCTCGGAATACTACAGATTCTTGTGGATAAGCTCCCGAACACTGTACCTGCATTTGATATGAATCCGGAACTGCTCCGGATCGACAGCTCTCAGCAGGAAGGTGCCAAGGCAATCGATGTGACGGCCGGAGCGACGCTCAAAGGGATGACGGGCGTAATTGATTATTCACGCAAATTTTATACGCTCTATGTCGATGCGGCCAATCCTCCGAAGGTCGACAATATCCGGCCGTTCGTACCGACGAGCCCTGCCGGAGAGCGTGAGGCGACGGTCGGCAGCTTTAACATTGAGAACTTCTTCGACGACGAGACAAATTCGAGCAATGTCGAAAAAGAGGTCGTTACTCCCAAGGATGTCTTTCAAAAACGCCTGACCAAGACGTCACTTGCGATAAGAAATGTCCTTTCAATGCCGGACGTTTTGGGTATTGTCGAGGTCGAGAATATTAAGGCCCTACAAAAGCTAGCCGACAAGGTCAATGCCGACGCGGTCGCAGCGAACCAGCCCGACCCGAAGTATGTCGCGTATCTCGAAGAAGGTAACGACGTCCGCGGGATCGACGTCGGTTTCTTGATCAAATCGACCAAAATCAAAGTGCTTGAGGTCCAACAGCTTGGCAGAAAAGAAAAGCTTGAGTCAGTTCCCGGAGCCGAAGGCCAAAACTTATACGACCGGCCGCCGCTAATGCTTAGGGCTGAGGTCATTGATACAAGATCGGCAAAACCGCTTGCGTTTACCGTGATCGTCAATCACTTTAAGTCCTACAACGGCATCGACGACGTAAAAGACGGTGATCGTGTCCGGCAAAAACGTCGCCTCGAGGCCGAATGGCTCGCAAAATTTGTCGAAGACCGCCAGAAAGCGGATCCGACCGAACGGATAATTCTCTGCGGCGACTTTAACTCGTTTCAGTTCAATGATGGCTACAACGACCTGATCGGCATTTTGAAAGGCAAGTCCGATCAAAATGTCCTGGTGCCATCGAAAACGGCGTATGCGACCGGCCTCGTTAATTTGATCGACTATATTGACGCTAAGAACCGATATTCCTACAGCTTCGACGGCTCCGCACAATCGCTTGACCATATCCTGGTAAACAAACCGGCCCGTCTGCGGGCAGTGAAATTCGGATATGCGCGTTCGAACGCAGATTTTCCAAAGGTCTATGCCAACGACGCCTCCCGGCCGGAACGAACGTCCGATCACGATGCGGCGATACTATATCTGAACCTCGACGAACCGGCACCGGTCGCAACGCCGACACCGACGCCAAAACCTTGA
- a CDS encoding holo-ACP synthase, with translation MIISTGIDIVEVYRIRETMERTPRFTERVFTALEREYCDSKGAAAFQSYAARFAAKEAFLKALKTGWRGKIAWQDIEVLNDEDGVPTLSITGEAKKFLDKSGADRIHLSISHTAEHAAANVILEKN, from the coding sequence ATGATCATTTCTACCGGCATCGACATTGTTGAAGTTTATCGCATACGCGAAACGATGGAAAGAACCCCGCGTTTTACCGAGCGTGTTTTCACGGCCCTGGAGCGTGAGTACTGCGACAGCAAGGGAGCTGCGGCTTTTCAGAGTTATGCGGCCCGGTTTGCTGCGAAAGAAGCGTTTTTAAAGGCCCTCAAGACAGGATGGCGCGGCAAGATCGCCTGGCAGGACATCGAGGTGCTCAACGACGAAGACGGCGTTCCCACGCTCTCGATCACGGGCGAAGCGAAAAAGTTCCTCGACAAGAGCGGTGCCGACCGCATTCACCTCTCGATCTCGCATACGGCGGAACACGCCGCGGCCAATGTCATTCTCGAGAAGAACTAG